A single window of Cytobacillus dafuensis DNA harbors:
- the spoVG gene encoding septation regulator SpoVG codes for MEVTDVRLRRVNTDGRMRAIASITLDHEFVVHDIRVIDGNNGLFVAMPSKRTPDGEFRDIAHPINSGTRSKIQEAVLSEYHRLGELEVEFEEAGAS; via the coding sequence ATGGAAGTAACTGACGTAAGATTACGCCGTGTTAATACAGATGGTCGTATGAGGGCTATTGCATCCATTACATTGGATCACGAATTCGTTGTTCACGATATTCGAGTCATTGATGGTAATAATGGTCTATTTGTAGCAATGCCTAGTAAACGCACTCCGGATGGAGAATTTAGAGATATCGCTCACCCTATTAACTCAGGGACAAGGAGCAAGATCCAGGAGGCTGTATTATCAGAATACCACCGACTAGGCGAATTAGAAGTTGAATTTGAAGAAGCCGGAGCTTCCTAA
- a CDS encoding ribose-phosphate diphosphokinase has protein sequence MSNQYLDPNLKVFSLNSNRELASEIASVIGVELGKCSVQRFSDGEITINIEESIRGCDVYVIQSTSSPVNEHLMELLIMIDALKRASAKTINIVMPYYGYARQDRKARSREPITAKLAANLLETAGATRVITLDLHAPQIQGFFDIPIDHLMGVPILADYFKSKAMDGDLVIVSPDHGGVTRARKMAERLKAPIAIIDKRRPKPNVAEVMNIVGNIEGKIAILIDDIIDTAGTITLAANALVEHGASEVYACCTHPVLSGPAIDRIQNSSIKELVVTNSIALPEEKKIEKIVHLSVAPLIGEAIIRVHEEQSVSTLFD, from the coding sequence ATGTCTAACCAATATTTAGATCCAAATTTAAAAGTTTTTAGCCTAAACTCTAACCGTGAATTAGCTTCAGAAATTGCAAGCGTTATTGGCGTGGAGCTTGGGAAGTGTTCTGTTCAACGCTTTAGTGATGGAGAAATTACAATCAATATTGAAGAAAGTATCCGTGGATGCGATGTATACGTTATTCAATCAACTAGCTCTCCAGTGAATGAGCATTTAATGGAGCTTCTTATCATGATTGATGCTCTAAAGCGTGCTTCTGCGAAAACAATTAATATTGTTATGCCGTATTATGGCTATGCACGTCAGGATCGTAAGGCAAGATCACGTGAGCCAATTACAGCTAAGCTAGCGGCGAACTTACTAGAAACTGCAGGTGCAACGCGTGTCATTACTCTTGACTTGCATGCTCCTCAAATTCAAGGCTTCTTCGATATTCCAATTGACCATTTAATGGGCGTGCCGATCCTTGCAGATTACTTTAAAAGCAAAGCAATGGACGGAGATCTTGTTATCGTATCACCAGACCATGGCGGTGTAACAAGAGCAAGAAAAATGGCTGAACGTTTGAAGGCTCCAATTGCGATTATAGATAAGCGCCGTCCAAAGCCGAATGTGGCAGAAGTTATGAATATTGTTGGTAACATTGAAGGAAAAATTGCGATCTTAATAGATGACATCATCGATACGGCTGGAACGATTACATTAGCAGCAAATGCTCTTGTTGAACATGGGGCATCTGAAGTGTATGCATGCTGTACACACCCGGTATTATCAGGGCCTGCCATTGATAGAATTCAAAACTCCTCTATTAAAGAGTTAGTTGTAACAAATTCAATTGCTCTTCCAGAAGAGAAGAAAATAGAAAAAATTGTACACCTTTCAGTTGCGCCTTTAATCGGTGAAGCGATTATTCGTGTTCATGAGGAGCAATCAGTAAGTACACTTTTTGATTGA
- the purR gene encoding pur operon repressor: MKFRRSERLIDMTNYLLEHPRQLVSLTFFSERYKSAKSSISEDLAIIKETFEQRGIGTLQTVPGAAGGVKFQIKVTDEEAKPFITELCEQMASPDRLLPGGYLFMTDILGDPSIVKRVGRLFASAFAETQIDVVMTVATKGISLAYAVASYLNVPVVIVRRDSKVTEGSTVSINYVSGSTKRIQTMLLSKRSLAEGSKVLIVDDFMKAGGTVNGMVSLLEEFKAHVAGIAVLVEAEKTEERLVDEYLSLVRLSDVDEKEKKIKVSEGNYFNK, from the coding sequence ATGAAATTTCGTCGAAGTGAACGCTTAATTGACATGACGAATTATTTACTAGAGCATCCAAGACAATTAGTTTCTTTAACCTTTTTCTCAGAGAGATATAAATCAGCTAAATCATCTATTAGTGAGGATTTGGCAATTATTAAGGAAACCTTTGAACAGCGAGGGATCGGTACATTACAAACGGTGCCAGGTGCTGCAGGCGGGGTAAAATTTCAAATTAAAGTGACAGATGAAGAAGCAAAACCGTTTATAACAGAGCTATGTGAACAAATGGCCAGTCCTGATCGATTACTTCCCGGTGGGTATTTATTTATGACCGATATATTAGGGGATCCTTCTATCGTGAAACGCGTCGGCCGTTTATTTGCTTCAGCTTTTGCAGAAACGCAAATTGATGTAGTAATGACCGTAGCAACAAAAGGGATTTCCTTAGCTTATGCTGTTGCAAGTTATTTAAATGTTCCCGTTGTGATCGTCAGAAGAGATAGTAAAGTGACAGAGGGCTCGACCGTCAGCATTAACTATGTTTCCGGCTCAACGAAAAGAATTCAAACGATGCTTCTATCAAAAAGAAGTCTTGCTGAAGGGTCAAAGGTGCTAATCGTTGATGATTTCATGAAAGCGGGAGGAACGGTTAATGGAATGGTCAGCTTGCTTGAGGAGTTTAAAGCCCATGTTGCAGGAATTGCTGTTTTAGTAGAAGCTGAAAAGACAGAGGAACGTCTCGTCGATGAGTACCTCTCTCTTGTAAGACTTTCAGATGTGGATGAAAAAGAGAAGAAAATTAAGGTAAGTGAAGGGAATTATTTTAATAAATAA
- the glmU gene encoding bifunctional UDP-N-acetylglucosamine diphosphorylase/glucosamine-1-phosphate N-acetyltransferase GlmU: MNNRYAVILAAGQGTRMKSKLYKVLHPVCGKPMVQHVVDQVSQLNIEKIVTIIGHGAELVRDQLGDKIEYALQKEQLGTAHAVMQAKEMLDGKEGVTIVVCGDTPLIKHETMEALFKHHEETAAKATILTVFADNPAGYGRIVRNESGHVGKIVEHKDATEDERKIQEINSGTYCFDNKALFEALNKVSNDNVQGEYYLPDVIEILKNEGATISAYQTAEFDETLGINDRIALSEAERIMRKRINEQHMRNGVTIIDPSNTYIGAEVEIGMDTILYPGTMISGKTTIGSNCIIGPQSEISNCIIGDQTVIRQSAAFDSQIGSDVQIGPFAHIRPKSEIHGNVKIGNFVEVKKSVFGEGSKASHLSYIGDAEVGRDVNIGCGTITVNYDGKNKFLTKIEDGVFVGCNSNLVAPVKVGKNAYIAAGSTITEDVPGEALSIARARQVNKENYVEKLNRKK, from the coding sequence ATGAATAATCGTTATGCAGTGATTTTAGCCGCGGGCCAAGGGACAAGAATGAAGTCTAAACTTTATAAAGTCCTTCATCCTGTGTGCGGGAAGCCGATGGTTCAACATGTAGTTGATCAAGTTTCACAGCTTAATATAGAGAAAATTGTTACGATCATTGGTCATGGGGCAGAGCTTGTTCGAGATCAGCTTGGTGATAAAATTGAGTATGCCCTACAGAAAGAACAGTTAGGTACTGCTCATGCTGTTATGCAGGCAAAAGAAATGCTTGATGGAAAAGAAGGCGTGACAATTGTTGTTTGTGGAGATACGCCACTTATTAAGCATGAAACAATGGAAGCGCTTTTTAAACATCACGAGGAAACGGCTGCTAAGGCAACAATTCTTACTGTATTTGCAGACAACCCTGCTGGCTATGGACGCATCGTTCGAAATGAAAGCGGACATGTAGGGAAAATAGTGGAACATAAGGACGCTACAGAAGACGAACGAAAGATTCAAGAAATTAATTCGGGAACTTATTGTTTCGATAATAAAGCATTATTCGAAGCATTAAACAAAGTTAGCAATGATAATGTTCAGGGCGAATACTATCTGCCTGACGTAATTGAAATTTTAAAGAATGAAGGGGCAACAATTTCAGCATATCAGACGGCTGAATTTGACGAGACACTTGGTATCAATGACCGTATCGCTCTTTCAGAAGCAGAAAGAATTATGAGAAAGAGAATCAATGAGCAGCATATGCGGAACGGGGTTACGATTATTGACCCATCCAATACGTATATCGGTGCAGAAGTTGAGATTGGAATGGACACAATCCTATATCCAGGAACAATGATTTCCGGAAAAACAACGATTGGCTCCAATTGCATCATTGGCCCTCAAAGTGAAATCTCTAATTGTATTATAGGGGATCAAACGGTCATCCGCCAATCGGCTGCCTTTGATAGTCAGATTGGATCAGATGTTCAGATTGGACCATTTGCGCATATTCGTCCTAAATCAGAAATTCACGGAAATGTGAAAATTGGAAACTTTGTTGAAGTGAAAAAATCTGTTTTCGGTGAAGGAAGCAAAGCCTCTCATCTTAGTTATATCGGAGATGCCGAAGTCGGCCGCGATGTAAATATTGGCTGCGGAACAATAACGGTAAATTATGATGGTAAAAATAAATTCTTAACAAAAATTGAGGATGGAGTTTTTGTTGGCTGTAATTCCAACCTTGTTGCTCCAGTAAAGGTTGGGAAAAATGCATATATTGCGGCTGGCTCAACTATTACAGAGGATGTTCCAGGGGAAGCACTTTCGATTGCAAGAGCACGTCAAGTGAACAAGGAAAATTACGTAGAAAAACTAAACAGAAAGAAATAA
- the ridA gene encoding 2-iminobutanoate/2-iminopropanoate deaminase — MKTVQTTKAPAAIGPYSQGIIVNNLFYSSGQIPLTAEGVMVEGDVMAQTHQVFKNLQAVLEEAGASLDTVVKATVFIQSMEDFAIINEVYGEYFHTHKPARSCVEVARLPKDALVEIEVVALVK, encoded by the coding sequence TTGAAAACGGTACAAACGACAAAAGCACCAGCTGCAATAGGTCCTTATTCACAAGGGATCATAGTTAATAATCTTTTTTATAGCTCAGGTCAAATACCTTTGACTGCTGAAGGTGTAATGGTAGAAGGGGATGTAATGGCCCAGACACATCAAGTATTTAAAAATCTTCAAGCTGTCTTGGAGGAAGCTGGTGCATCTTTAGACACCGTTGTAAAGGCAACTGTATTTATTCAAAGCATGGAGGATTTCGCGATCATTAATGAGGTGTATGGCGAGTATTTTCATACACATAAGCCTGCACGTTCATGTGTAGAGGTAGCGCGTTTGCCGAAGGATGCCTTAGTGGAAATTGAAGTAGTTGCTCTTGTAAAATAA